A genomic region of Anas acuta chromosome 1, bAnaAcu1.1, whole genome shotgun sequence contains the following coding sequences:
- the KCNJ15 gene encoding ATP-sensitive inward rectifier potassium channel 15 isoform X5 → MDWTEAVRMEATQINMSRVPLVNGGIDTALKAHKPRVMSKSGHSNVRIDKVDGIYLLYLQDLWTTVIDMKWRYKLTLFAATFVMTWFLFGVIYYAIAFLHGDLEINKFTPKREPCVKNVDSLTGAFLFSLESQTTIGYGFRFITEECPHAIFLLVAQLVITTLIEIFITGTFLAKIARPKKRAETIKFSHCAVITKHNGELCLVIRVANMRKSLLIQCQLSGKLLQTYETKEGERILLNQASVKFNVDSSSESPFLILPLTFYHILDESSPLRDLTPQNLKEKDFELVVLLNATVESTSAVCQSRTSYIPEEIHWGYEFVPVVSLSPNGKYVADFSQFEKIRRSTDSSFYSMDSEKQKLEEKYRQEDQRERELRTMLLQQSNV, encoded by the coding sequence GACTGAAGCAGTGAGAATGGAAGCCACACAGATTAATATGTCCCGTGTCCCGCTGGTTAACGGAGGCATCGACACTGCACTCAAAGCACACAAACCCCGTGTGATGTCCAAAAGCGGTCACAGCAATGTGCGGATAGACAAAGTTGATGGCATTTACCTACTCTACCTTCAAGATTTGTGGACTACAGTTATAGACATGAAGTGGAGGTACAAACTCACCTTATTTGCTGCTACTTTTGTTATGACCTGGTTCCTTTTTGGAGTTATCTACTATGCCATTGCATTCCTTCATGGCGATTTAGAAATAAACAAGTTCACCCCAAAGAGGGAGCCATGTGTCAAGAACGTAGACTCTCTTACGGGGGCATTCCTCTTCTCTCTGGAGTCACAGACGACCATTGGCTATGGATTTCGTTTCATTACAGAGGAGTGTCCACATGCCATTTTCTTGCTTGTGGCCCAACTGGTCATCACCACCTTGATTGAAATCTTCATTACAGGTACCTTTCTGGCCAAAATTGCAAGACCTAAAAAAAGGGCAGAGACTATTAAGTTCAGCCACTGTGCAGTCATTACTAAACACAATGGAGAACTTTGCCTGGTGATCAGAGTAGCAAATATGAGGAAGAGCCTTCTGATACAGTGTCAGCTGTCTGGGAAGCTTCTTCAGACATATGAAACCAAAGAAGGGGAGAGAATCCTGCTGAATCAAGCCAGTGTCAAGTTCAATGTTGACTCCTCTTCAGAAAGTCCATTTCTCATTCTGCCTTTAACTTTCTACCATATTTTGGATGAAAGCAGCCCTTTAAGAGATCTCACACCTCAAAATCTCAAGGAGAAGGACTTTGAGCTTGTGGTGCTCCTGAATGCCACAGTGGAGTCCACCAGCGCCGTCTGTCAAAGTAGAACTTCCTACATCCCGGAGGAGATCCACTGGGGTTACGAATTCGTGCCTGTGGTTTCCCTCTCTCCAAATGGAAAGTATGTTGCAGATTTCAGTCAGTTTGAGAAGATTAGGAGAAGCACAGATTCTTCTTTTTATAGTATGgactctgaaaaacaaaaattagagGAGAAATACAGGCAGGAGGATCAAAGAGAGAGGGAACTGAGAACAATGTTGTTACAGCAGAGTAATGTTTGA
- the KCNJ15 gene encoding ATP-sensitive inward rectifier potassium channel 15 isoform X4 — protein sequence MERTEAVRMEATQINMSRVPLVNGGIDTALKAHKPRVMSKSGHSNVRIDKVDGIYLLYLQDLWTTVIDMKWRYKLTLFAATFVMTWFLFGVIYYAIAFLHGDLEINKFTPKREPCVKNVDSLTGAFLFSLESQTTIGYGFRFITEECPHAIFLLVAQLVITTLIEIFITGTFLAKIARPKKRAETIKFSHCAVITKHNGELCLVIRVANMRKSLLIQCQLSGKLLQTYETKEGERILLNQASVKFNVDSSSESPFLILPLTFYHILDESSPLRDLTPQNLKEKDFELVVLLNATVESTSAVCQSRTSYIPEEIHWGYEFVPVVSLSPNGKYVADFSQFEKIRRSTDSSFYSMDSEKQKLEEKYRQEDQRERELRTMLLQQSNV from the coding sequence GACTGAAGCAGTGAGAATGGAAGCCACACAGATTAATATGTCCCGTGTCCCGCTGGTTAACGGAGGCATCGACACTGCACTCAAAGCACACAAACCCCGTGTGATGTCCAAAAGCGGTCACAGCAATGTGCGGATAGACAAAGTTGATGGCATTTACCTACTCTACCTTCAAGATTTGTGGACTACAGTTATAGACATGAAGTGGAGGTACAAACTCACCTTATTTGCTGCTACTTTTGTTATGACCTGGTTCCTTTTTGGAGTTATCTACTATGCCATTGCATTCCTTCATGGCGATTTAGAAATAAACAAGTTCACCCCAAAGAGGGAGCCATGTGTCAAGAACGTAGACTCTCTTACGGGGGCATTCCTCTTCTCTCTGGAGTCACAGACGACCATTGGCTATGGATTTCGTTTCATTACAGAGGAGTGTCCACATGCCATTTTCTTGCTTGTGGCCCAACTGGTCATCACCACCTTGATTGAAATCTTCATTACAGGTACCTTTCTGGCCAAAATTGCAAGACCTAAAAAAAGGGCAGAGACTATTAAGTTCAGCCACTGTGCAGTCATTACTAAACACAATGGAGAACTTTGCCTGGTGATCAGAGTAGCAAATATGAGGAAGAGCCTTCTGATACAGTGTCAGCTGTCTGGGAAGCTTCTTCAGACATATGAAACCAAAGAAGGGGAGAGAATCCTGCTGAATCAAGCCAGTGTCAAGTTCAATGTTGACTCCTCTTCAGAAAGTCCATTTCTCATTCTGCCTTTAACTTTCTACCATATTTTGGATGAAAGCAGCCCTTTAAGAGATCTCACACCTCAAAATCTCAAGGAGAAGGACTTTGAGCTTGTGGTGCTCCTGAATGCCACAGTGGAGTCCACCAGCGCCGTCTGTCAAAGTAGAACTTCCTACATCCCGGAGGAGATCCACTGGGGTTACGAATTCGTGCCTGTGGTTTCCCTCTCTCCAAATGGAAAGTATGTTGCAGATTTCAGTCAGTTTGAGAAGATTAGGAGAAGCACAGATTCTTCTTTTTATAGTATGgactctgaaaaacaaaaattagagGAGAAATACAGGCAGGAGGATCAAAGAGAGAGGGAACTGAGAACAATGTTGTTACAGCAGAGTAATGTTTGA
- the KCNJ15 gene encoding ATP-sensitive inward rectifier potassium channel 15 isoform X3 — translation MLYSILETAELQANETEAVRMEATQINMSRVPLVNGGIDTALKAHKPRVMSKSGHSNVRIDKVDGIYLLYLQDLWTTVIDMKWRYKLTLFAATFVMTWFLFGVIYYAIAFLHGDLEINKFTPKREPCVKNVDSLTGAFLFSLESQTTIGYGFRFITEECPHAIFLLVAQLVITTLIEIFITGTFLAKIARPKKRAETIKFSHCAVITKHNGELCLVIRVANMRKSLLIQCQLSGKLLQTYETKEGERILLNQASVKFNVDSSSESPFLILPLTFYHILDESSPLRDLTPQNLKEKDFELVVLLNATVESTSAVCQSRTSYIPEEIHWGYEFVPVVSLSPNGKYVADFSQFEKIRRSTDSSFYSMDSEKQKLEEKYRQEDQRERELRTMLLQQSNV, via the exons ATGCTTTACAGTATTTTGGAAACTGCGGAACTGCAAGCTAATGA GACTGAAGCAGTGAGAATGGAAGCCACACAGATTAATATGTCCCGTGTCCCGCTGGTTAACGGAGGCATCGACACTGCACTCAAAGCACACAAACCCCGTGTGATGTCCAAAAGCGGTCACAGCAATGTGCGGATAGACAAAGTTGATGGCATTTACCTACTCTACCTTCAAGATTTGTGGACTACAGTTATAGACATGAAGTGGAGGTACAAACTCACCTTATTTGCTGCTACTTTTGTTATGACCTGGTTCCTTTTTGGAGTTATCTACTATGCCATTGCATTCCTTCATGGCGATTTAGAAATAAACAAGTTCACCCCAAAGAGGGAGCCATGTGTCAAGAACGTAGACTCTCTTACGGGGGCATTCCTCTTCTCTCTGGAGTCACAGACGACCATTGGCTATGGATTTCGTTTCATTACAGAGGAGTGTCCACATGCCATTTTCTTGCTTGTGGCCCAACTGGTCATCACCACCTTGATTGAAATCTTCATTACAGGTACCTTTCTGGCCAAAATTGCAAGACCTAAAAAAAGGGCAGAGACTATTAAGTTCAGCCACTGTGCAGTCATTACTAAACACAATGGAGAACTTTGCCTGGTGATCAGAGTAGCAAATATGAGGAAGAGCCTTCTGATACAGTGTCAGCTGTCTGGGAAGCTTCTTCAGACATATGAAACCAAAGAAGGGGAGAGAATCCTGCTGAATCAAGCCAGTGTCAAGTTCAATGTTGACTCCTCTTCAGAAAGTCCATTTCTCATTCTGCCTTTAACTTTCTACCATATTTTGGATGAAAGCAGCCCTTTAAGAGATCTCACACCTCAAAATCTCAAGGAGAAGGACTTTGAGCTTGTGGTGCTCCTGAATGCCACAGTGGAGTCCACCAGCGCCGTCTGTCAAAGTAGAACTTCCTACATCCCGGAGGAGATCCACTGGGGTTACGAATTCGTGCCTGTGGTTTCCCTCTCTCCAAATGGAAAGTATGTTGCAGATTTCAGTCAGTTTGAGAAGATTAGGAGAAGCACAGATTCTTCTTTTTATAGTATGgactctgaaaaacaaaaattagagGAGAAATACAGGCAGGAGGATCAAAGAGAGAGGGAACTGAGAACAATGTTGTTACAGCAGAGTAATGTTTGA
- the KCNJ15 gene encoding ATP-sensitive inward rectifier potassium channel 15 isoform X1 encodes MQQEHFCVYSNWLQILDNVVSGSSVNVLVISLAAGITLRSRYSGLLVWTEAVRMEATQINMSRVPLVNGGIDTALKAHKPRVMSKSGHSNVRIDKVDGIYLLYLQDLWTTVIDMKWRYKLTLFAATFVMTWFLFGVIYYAIAFLHGDLEINKFTPKREPCVKNVDSLTGAFLFSLESQTTIGYGFRFITEECPHAIFLLVAQLVITTLIEIFITGTFLAKIARPKKRAETIKFSHCAVITKHNGELCLVIRVANMRKSLLIQCQLSGKLLQTYETKEGERILLNQASVKFNVDSSSESPFLILPLTFYHILDESSPLRDLTPQNLKEKDFELVVLLNATVESTSAVCQSRTSYIPEEIHWGYEFVPVVSLSPNGKYVADFSQFEKIRRSTDSSFYSMDSEKQKLEEKYRQEDQRERELRTMLLQQSNV; translated from the exons ATGCAACAGGaacatttttgtgtgtattcAAACTGGCTTCAAATTCTTGATAATGTGGTCTCTGGAAGCAGTGTTAATGTACTTGTAATATCCCTGGCTGCTGGAATTACCTTAAGATCAAGGTATTCAGGGTTGTTGGTTTG GACTGAAGCAGTGAGAATGGAAGCCACACAGATTAATATGTCCCGTGTCCCGCTGGTTAACGGAGGCATCGACACTGCACTCAAAGCACACAAACCCCGTGTGATGTCCAAAAGCGGTCACAGCAATGTGCGGATAGACAAAGTTGATGGCATTTACCTACTCTACCTTCAAGATTTGTGGACTACAGTTATAGACATGAAGTGGAGGTACAAACTCACCTTATTTGCTGCTACTTTTGTTATGACCTGGTTCCTTTTTGGAGTTATCTACTATGCCATTGCATTCCTTCATGGCGATTTAGAAATAAACAAGTTCACCCCAAAGAGGGAGCCATGTGTCAAGAACGTAGACTCTCTTACGGGGGCATTCCTCTTCTCTCTGGAGTCACAGACGACCATTGGCTATGGATTTCGTTTCATTACAGAGGAGTGTCCACATGCCATTTTCTTGCTTGTGGCCCAACTGGTCATCACCACCTTGATTGAAATCTTCATTACAGGTACCTTTCTGGCCAAAATTGCAAGACCTAAAAAAAGGGCAGAGACTATTAAGTTCAGCCACTGTGCAGTCATTACTAAACACAATGGAGAACTTTGCCTGGTGATCAGAGTAGCAAATATGAGGAAGAGCCTTCTGATACAGTGTCAGCTGTCTGGGAAGCTTCTTCAGACATATGAAACCAAAGAAGGGGAGAGAATCCTGCTGAATCAAGCCAGTGTCAAGTTCAATGTTGACTCCTCTTCAGAAAGTCCATTTCTCATTCTGCCTTTAACTTTCTACCATATTTTGGATGAAAGCAGCCCTTTAAGAGATCTCACACCTCAAAATCTCAAGGAGAAGGACTTTGAGCTTGTGGTGCTCCTGAATGCCACAGTGGAGTCCACCAGCGCCGTCTGTCAAAGTAGAACTTCCTACATCCCGGAGGAGATCCACTGGGGTTACGAATTCGTGCCTGTGGTTTCCCTCTCTCCAAATGGAAAGTATGTTGCAGATTTCAGTCAGTTTGAGAAGATTAGGAGAAGCACAGATTCTTCTTTTTATAGTATGgactctgaaaaacaaaaattagagGAGAAATACAGGCAGGAGGATCAAAGAGAGAGGGAACTGAGAACAATGTTGTTACAGCAGAGTAATGTTTGA
- the KCNJ15 gene encoding ATP-sensitive inward rectifier potassium channel 15 isoform X2, giving the protein MSLFRALKKTFAVVKKSFFSRETTEAVRMEATQINMSRVPLVNGGIDTALKAHKPRVMSKSGHSNVRIDKVDGIYLLYLQDLWTTVIDMKWRYKLTLFAATFVMTWFLFGVIYYAIAFLHGDLEINKFTPKREPCVKNVDSLTGAFLFSLESQTTIGYGFRFITEECPHAIFLLVAQLVITTLIEIFITGTFLAKIARPKKRAETIKFSHCAVITKHNGELCLVIRVANMRKSLLIQCQLSGKLLQTYETKEGERILLNQASVKFNVDSSSESPFLILPLTFYHILDESSPLRDLTPQNLKEKDFELVVLLNATVESTSAVCQSRTSYIPEEIHWGYEFVPVVSLSPNGKYVADFSQFEKIRRSTDSSFYSMDSEKQKLEEKYRQEDQRERELRTMLLQQSNV; this is encoded by the exons ATGTCTCTCTTCAGGGCACTAAAGAAAACCTTTGCAGTAGTCAAAAAGAGCTTCTTCTCTAGAGAAAc GACTGAAGCAGTGAGAATGGAAGCCACACAGATTAATATGTCCCGTGTCCCGCTGGTTAACGGAGGCATCGACACTGCACTCAAAGCACACAAACCCCGTGTGATGTCCAAAAGCGGTCACAGCAATGTGCGGATAGACAAAGTTGATGGCATTTACCTACTCTACCTTCAAGATTTGTGGACTACAGTTATAGACATGAAGTGGAGGTACAAACTCACCTTATTTGCTGCTACTTTTGTTATGACCTGGTTCCTTTTTGGAGTTATCTACTATGCCATTGCATTCCTTCATGGCGATTTAGAAATAAACAAGTTCACCCCAAAGAGGGAGCCATGTGTCAAGAACGTAGACTCTCTTACGGGGGCATTCCTCTTCTCTCTGGAGTCACAGACGACCATTGGCTATGGATTTCGTTTCATTACAGAGGAGTGTCCACATGCCATTTTCTTGCTTGTGGCCCAACTGGTCATCACCACCTTGATTGAAATCTTCATTACAGGTACCTTTCTGGCCAAAATTGCAAGACCTAAAAAAAGGGCAGAGACTATTAAGTTCAGCCACTGTGCAGTCATTACTAAACACAATGGAGAACTTTGCCTGGTGATCAGAGTAGCAAATATGAGGAAGAGCCTTCTGATACAGTGTCAGCTGTCTGGGAAGCTTCTTCAGACATATGAAACCAAAGAAGGGGAGAGAATCCTGCTGAATCAAGCCAGTGTCAAGTTCAATGTTGACTCCTCTTCAGAAAGTCCATTTCTCATTCTGCCTTTAACTTTCTACCATATTTTGGATGAAAGCAGCCCTTTAAGAGATCTCACACCTCAAAATCTCAAGGAGAAGGACTTTGAGCTTGTGGTGCTCCTGAATGCCACAGTGGAGTCCACCAGCGCCGTCTGTCAAAGTAGAACTTCCTACATCCCGGAGGAGATCCACTGGGGTTACGAATTCGTGCCTGTGGTTTCCCTCTCTCCAAATGGAAAGTATGTTGCAGATTTCAGTCAGTTTGAGAAGATTAGGAGAAGCACAGATTCTTCTTTTTATAGTATGgactctgaaaaacaaaaattagagGAGAAATACAGGCAGGAGGATCAAAGAGAGAGGGAACTGAGAACAATGTTGTTACAGCAGAGTAATGTTTGA
- the KCNJ15 gene encoding ATP-sensitive inward rectifier potassium channel 15 isoform X6: protein MEATQINMSRVPLVNGGIDTALKAHKPRVMSKSGHSNVRIDKVDGIYLLYLQDLWTTVIDMKWRYKLTLFAATFVMTWFLFGVIYYAIAFLHGDLEINKFTPKREPCVKNVDSLTGAFLFSLESQTTIGYGFRFITEECPHAIFLLVAQLVITTLIEIFITGTFLAKIARPKKRAETIKFSHCAVITKHNGELCLVIRVANMRKSLLIQCQLSGKLLQTYETKEGERILLNQASVKFNVDSSSESPFLILPLTFYHILDESSPLRDLTPQNLKEKDFELVVLLNATVESTSAVCQSRTSYIPEEIHWGYEFVPVVSLSPNGKYVADFSQFEKIRRSTDSSFYSMDSEKQKLEEKYRQEDQRERELRTMLLQQSNV, encoded by the coding sequence ATGGAAGCCACACAGATTAATATGTCCCGTGTCCCGCTGGTTAACGGAGGCATCGACACTGCACTCAAAGCACACAAACCCCGTGTGATGTCCAAAAGCGGTCACAGCAATGTGCGGATAGACAAAGTTGATGGCATTTACCTACTCTACCTTCAAGATTTGTGGACTACAGTTATAGACATGAAGTGGAGGTACAAACTCACCTTATTTGCTGCTACTTTTGTTATGACCTGGTTCCTTTTTGGAGTTATCTACTATGCCATTGCATTCCTTCATGGCGATTTAGAAATAAACAAGTTCACCCCAAAGAGGGAGCCATGTGTCAAGAACGTAGACTCTCTTACGGGGGCATTCCTCTTCTCTCTGGAGTCACAGACGACCATTGGCTATGGATTTCGTTTCATTACAGAGGAGTGTCCACATGCCATTTTCTTGCTTGTGGCCCAACTGGTCATCACCACCTTGATTGAAATCTTCATTACAGGTACCTTTCTGGCCAAAATTGCAAGACCTAAAAAAAGGGCAGAGACTATTAAGTTCAGCCACTGTGCAGTCATTACTAAACACAATGGAGAACTTTGCCTGGTGATCAGAGTAGCAAATATGAGGAAGAGCCTTCTGATACAGTGTCAGCTGTCTGGGAAGCTTCTTCAGACATATGAAACCAAAGAAGGGGAGAGAATCCTGCTGAATCAAGCCAGTGTCAAGTTCAATGTTGACTCCTCTTCAGAAAGTCCATTTCTCATTCTGCCTTTAACTTTCTACCATATTTTGGATGAAAGCAGCCCTTTAAGAGATCTCACACCTCAAAATCTCAAGGAGAAGGACTTTGAGCTTGTGGTGCTCCTGAATGCCACAGTGGAGTCCACCAGCGCCGTCTGTCAAAGTAGAACTTCCTACATCCCGGAGGAGATCCACTGGGGTTACGAATTCGTGCCTGTGGTTTCCCTCTCTCCAAATGGAAAGTATGTTGCAGATTTCAGTCAGTTTGAGAAGATTAGGAGAAGCACAGATTCTTCTTTTTATAGTATGgactctgaaaaacaaaaattagagGAGAAATACAGGCAGGAGGATCAAAGAGAGAGGGAACTGAGAACAATGTTGTTACAGCAGAGTAATGTTTGA